The Stomoxys calcitrans chromosome 3, idStoCalc2.1, whole genome shotgun sequence genome includes a region encoding these proteins:
- the LOC106088536 gene encoding neuronal acetylcholine receptor subunit alpha-4 isoform X1 encodes MYTSCLRATSTLIALGFWLLSSAPHVNSEETNESWNITTMDRLRLQLFTNYDKTAHPMVTPTQRTNVKLGLSLHYIDINELEGKMTMHGWINMQWQDGSRTWKPEYFDNITSLQIRSREVWKPSITLFNAAGNDGDYVGDTQTLLTHDGTFLWVPPVVYTAYCNLNLRLWPYDTQTCKLRIGTWTLTTIDSNHMGNFDMEDFTQSSEWSVLDTGMTYGSEEFYNYAEYSFILKRSSTMFSAVIFTPASCIIMLSLSVFWLPPQMGEKILLNGVLIVIISAFLMYFAQMLPILAENTPLIVLFYSSSLLLISLSTIISVVVLYLSTAKHKQRVPELLRKILNGNAGHFLLLSQFSLEAEPHSLLNNGTKELGEHIYDNADQGETMADPTILNPTSSPSTRSLQFDWVLLATAFDRIWFLIYCILFIILAIAYSV; translated from the exons ATGTACACTTCCTGTCTTCGTGCCACGTCCACGTTAATCGCGTTGGGATTTTGGTTGCTCTCCTCCGCTCCGCATGTGAATT CCGAGGAAACCAACGAATCATGGAATATCACTACAATGGATCGTTTGCGCCTTCAATTATTCACAAATTACGATAAGACCGCACACCCCATGGTAACTCCCACACAACGTACAAATGTGAAGCTAGGCCTCTCCCTACACTATATTGATATCAACGAGCTGGAGGgtaaaatgaccatgcatggctggATTAATATG CAATGGCAAGACGGTAGTCGAACCTGGAAACCCGAGTACTTTGATAACATCACATCTTTGCAAATTCGTTCTCGGGAGGTATGGAAGCCATCCATAACCCTTTTCAACGCTGCTGGCAACGATGGCGATTATGTGGGAGACACTCAGACTTTGCTCACCCATGACGGCACCTTCCTCTGGGTCCCTCCGGTCGTCTACACGGCCTACTGCAATTTAAACTTGAGGCTGTGGCCCTACGATACACAAACGTGTAAGCTAAGAATCGGAACATGGACACTAACCACTATCGACTCGAATCACATGGGCAACTTCGATATGGAAGACTTTACCCAATCTTCTGAATGGAGCGTTCTCGACACTGGCATGACTTACGGCAGCGAAGAGTTTTACAACTACGCCGAGTATTCGTTTATTCTAAAGAGGAGTTCCACCATGTTCTCGGCAGTTATTTTCACCCCAGCCTCATGCATCATCATGCTGTCTCTATCTGTGTTTTGGCTACCACCTCAGATGggggagaaaattttactgaacgGCGTCCTTATCGTCATTATATCAGCTTTCTTGATGTACTTTGCCCAAATGTTGCCAATACTTGCAGAAAATACTCCGCTTATTG ttctcTTTTACAGCTCCAGTTTACTGTTAATCAGTCTGTCTACCATAATCTCGGTCGTCGTTCTGTACCTCTCCACAGCAAAACATAAGCAACGTGTGCCCGAGCtccttagaaaaattctcaACGGTAATGCGGGACACTTTTTGTTGCTGAGCCAATTTTCCTTGGAAGCTGAACCACACTCCTTGCTGAATAACGGCACCAAAGAGCTGGGGGAGCATATCTACGACAATGCAGATCAGGGGGAAACGATGGCTGATCCTACAATACTTAATCCCACATCGTCGCCTTCAACGAGGTCGCTTCAATTCGATTGGGTCCTATTAGCAACTGCTTTCGATCGTATTTGGTTTTTGATTTACTGCATTTTGTTCATAATCCTGGCAATTGCATACTCCGTATGA
- the LOC106088536 gene encoding neuronal acetylcholine receptor subunit alpha-2 isoform X2 yields MDRLRLQLFTNYDKTAHPMVTPTQRTNVKLGLSLHYIDINELEGKMTMHGWINMQWQDGSRTWKPEYFDNITSLQIRSREVWKPSITLFNAAGNDGDYVGDTQTLLTHDGTFLWVPPVVYTAYCNLNLRLWPYDTQTCKLRIGTWTLTTIDSNHMGNFDMEDFTQSSEWSVLDTGMTYGSEEFYNYAEYSFILKRSSTMFSAVIFTPASCIIMLSLSVFWLPPQMGEKILLNGVLIVIISAFLMYFAQMLPILAENTPLIVLFYSSSLLLISLSTIISVVVLYLSTAKHKQRVPELLRKILNGNAGHFLLLSQFSLEAEPHSLLNNGTKELGEHIYDNADQGETMADPTILNPTSSPSTRSLQFDWVLLATAFDRIWFLIYCILFIILAIAYSV; encoded by the exons ATGGATCGTTTGCGCCTTCAATTATTCACAAATTACGATAAGACCGCACACCCCATGGTAACTCCCACACAACGTACAAATGTGAAGCTAGGCCTCTCCCTACACTATATTGATATCAACGAGCTGGAGGgtaaaatgaccatgcatggctggATTAATATG CAATGGCAAGACGGTAGTCGAACCTGGAAACCCGAGTACTTTGATAACATCACATCTTTGCAAATTCGTTCTCGGGAGGTATGGAAGCCATCCATAACCCTTTTCAACGCTGCTGGCAACGATGGCGATTATGTGGGAGACACTCAGACTTTGCTCACCCATGACGGCACCTTCCTCTGGGTCCCTCCGGTCGTCTACACGGCCTACTGCAATTTAAACTTGAGGCTGTGGCCCTACGATACACAAACGTGTAAGCTAAGAATCGGAACATGGACACTAACCACTATCGACTCGAATCACATGGGCAACTTCGATATGGAAGACTTTACCCAATCTTCTGAATGGAGCGTTCTCGACACTGGCATGACTTACGGCAGCGAAGAGTTTTACAACTACGCCGAGTATTCGTTTATTCTAAAGAGGAGTTCCACCATGTTCTCGGCAGTTATTTTCACCCCAGCCTCATGCATCATCATGCTGTCTCTATCTGTGTTTTGGCTACCACCTCAGATGggggagaaaattttactgaacgGCGTCCTTATCGTCATTATATCAGCTTTCTTGATGTACTTTGCCCAAATGTTGCCAATACTTGCAGAAAATACTCCGCTTATTG ttctcTTTTACAGCTCCAGTTTACTGTTAATCAGTCTGTCTACCATAATCTCGGTCGTCGTTCTGTACCTCTCCACAGCAAAACATAAGCAACGTGTGCCCGAGCtccttagaaaaattctcaACGGTAATGCGGGACACTTTTTGTTGCTGAGCCAATTTTCCTTGGAAGCTGAACCACACTCCTTGCTGAATAACGGCACCAAAGAGCTGGGGGAGCATATCTACGACAATGCAGATCAGGGGGAAACGATGGCTGATCCTACAATACTTAATCCCACATCGTCGCCTTCAACGAGGTCGCTTCAATTCGATTGGGTCCTATTAGCAACTGCTTTCGATCGTATTTGGTTTTTGATTTACTGCATTTTGTTCATAATCCTGGCAATTGCATACTCCGTATGA
- the LOC106088547 gene encoding acetylcholine receptor subunit alpha-type acr-16 has product MTFRSFVLGVVVVSLVYPAIATDNSTLTADDVRDLLMKTLLTNYHPSSKPGPSNEIIMVFVNIELQHFDYRARDGAFHLVGILYARWRDPKLVWNPSNYGNMRHISIGQRYVWVPDLEFYNNAPDKFMRMHRNGFVTVKNNGVVLWSDTIEANIFCSTNMKNWPHDSHDCKLTLGSWTFDGLELDILHINANASMNFSVTNRLNMEYKVTKYNASHETKYYPCCPSPYVSMDYNITFERESSYVVIFRVPGILIIAFTLLGLNLEPSRCEMFWLNALSLWLITGHLIYFANIGHHFSKETPNIVIFYSTSFILVTISQLVAVFSKYATRSQLKFKYPMPHMIDWMLYSTLALRLVPVEGTQNAFGRSMRHSKLVPLEGMDDVSNLIDQRYQPEIDWTRFAKLLQRLTFCSIAITYLIVSTVCFV; this is encoded by the exons ATGACTTTTAGATCCTTTGTATTAGGCGTTGTTGTGGTCTCCCTCGTCTATCCAGCAATAGCAACGGATAATT CCACATTGACGGCTGACGATGTCCGAGATTTGCTAATGAAGACATTGCTAACGAATTATCATCCATCATCTAAACCGGGACCATCGAATGAAATAATAATGGTTTTCGTCAACATTGAATTGCAGCATTTCGATTACCGTGCAAGAGATGGGGCATTCCATTTAGTGGGAATTTTGTACGCC aGATGGCGTGATCCAAAATTGGTTTGGAATCCATCGAATTATGGTAACATGCGCCACATAAGTATTGGACAGCGATATGTTTGGGTTCCGGATTTGGAATTCTACAACAATGCTCCAGATAAGTTCATGCGAATGCACCGAAACGGCTTTGTGACGGTTAAAAATAATGGTGTTGTCCTTTGGAGTGACACTATTGAAGCGAACATCTTTTGCTCGACCAACATGAAAAACTGGCCCCACGATAGTCACGATTGCAAGCTGACCCTGGGCTCGTGGACTTTTGATGGTCTCGAGCTGGACATCCTGCACATCAACGCCAATGCCAGTATGAACTTCTCGGTAACCAATAGGCTGAACATGGAATACAAAGTGACAAAGTACAACGCGTCACATGAAACAAAATATTATCCCTGTTGCCCAAGTCCCTACGTTTCCATGGACTACAACATCACATTCGAAAGAGAATCGTCCTATGTCGTCATATTCCGTGTGCCCGGGATATTGATAATTGCTTTTACGCTTTTGGGTTTGAACCTAGAACCAAGCCGATGTGAAATGTTTTGGCTAAATGCCCTGAGTTTGTGGCTTATAACCGGACATCTCATCTACTTTGCTAATATCGGTCACCATTTTTCGAAAGAAACACCAAACATTG TTATTTTTTACAGCACAAGCTTCATTTTGGTGACCATTTCCCAACTGGTAGCTGTATTCTCTAAGTACGCCACTCGTTCTCAATTGAAGTTCAAGTATCCTATGCCGCATATGATAGATTGGATGCTGTATTCAACATTGGCATTGCGACTTGTTCCAGTTGAGGGGACGCAGAATGCCTTTGGCCGAAGTATGAGGCATTCTAAATTAGTGCCACTGGAAGGGATGGATGATGTTTCGAACTTGATTGATCAGCGATACCAACCTGAAATTGATTGGACACGTTTCGCAAAACTGTTGCAGCGCCTCACATTTTGCTCAATAGCTATAACTTACCTAATAGTATCAACagtttgttttgtataa